A window of Pedobacter lusitanus contains these coding sequences:
- a CDS encoding DUF4833 domain-containing protein, whose protein sequence is MTLFGKALKTTKIIIIVLLTIIGSLSAQPLGEKTPESARIENLLFFVQRNPDANTVIYELNLNEDGTLCSENPVKVSWIRYAEDGKREELSSIERKYVYGVQSQRLGNDEYEIHLMAYKQLPLYLKRSETDNKYKIYIKDEGQPYLLKRVFIKLDRCSFWYPKVRYIDLVAVDTANGKAILRRINI, encoded by the coding sequence ATGACCTTATTCGGAAAAGCCCTTAAAACTACTAAAATCATTATTATCGTACTGTTGACTATAATAGGCTCTTTAAGCGCACAACCATTGGGTGAAAAGACACCAGAATCAGCACGCATAGAAAACCTTTTGTTTTTTGTACAGAGAAACCCCGATGCCAATACTGTCATTTACGAATTGAATCTCAATGAAGACGGTACCCTTTGCAGTGAGAATCCCGTTAAAGTATCCTGGATCAGATATGCTGAAGACGGGAAAAGAGAAGAGCTGAGCAGTATAGAAAGAAAATATGTTTATGGCGTACAGAGTCAGCGTTTGGGGAATGATGAATATGAGATCCATCTGATGGCCTACAAACAACTCCCTTTATACCTGAAACGCTCTGAAACAGATAATAAATACAAAATCTATATCAAAGATGAAGGACAGCCCTATTTGCTGAAAAGAGTATTTATCAAACTGGACAGATGTTCTTTCTGGTACCCTAAAGTAAGATATATTGACTTGGTGGCAGTAGATACAGCTAACGGCAAAGCGATTTTACGAAGAATTAATATTTAA
- a CDS encoding heavy metal translocating P-type ATPase, protein MSDIANLQTISLPVLGMTCAGCASSVQSMIEAQDGVKSAEVNYATQQVKVSYEPDKITPEKFQAAVQSVGYDLILDAQNGKEKQEEVQQQNYSALKKRTVLAGILTLPVVIIGMFLMDIPYANYYMLVLTTPVLFVFGKNFFINAFKQAQHGRANMDSLVALSTGISYLFSVFNTFFPEFWHSKGIHPHVYYEAAAVVIVFIMLGKLLEENAKSNTSSAIKKLIGLQPKTVILITDDGEHEIAVSDVKAGNLLLVKPGDKIPVDGVLHEGHSYVDESMISGEPVAVFKESGAQVFAGTINQKGSFKFHAEKVGSETLLAQIIKLVQDAQGSKAPVQKLVDKIAGIFVPIVLFIAVLTLGIWLLFGGDYKLSQGLMAMVTVLVIACPCALGLATPTAIMVGIGKGAEHGMLIKDAEALESGYKVNTVILDKTGTITEGKPLVTGIEWVDNYVENDEKLAGVLLAMEQQSEHPLAEAVVNYIRDMKISAAVITDFKSLTGRGVEAVFNGETYFAGSHKILNQVSEELPGKLKEVVHGFQQSAKTVIYFTSTKRVLAVIAIADQIKSGSKQAVEELQSQGITVYMLTGDNAFTAAAIAKQAGILHYKADVLPAEKADFVKSLQQEGRIVAMIGDGINDSQALAQADLSIAMGKGSDIAIDVAKLTLISSDLRQVPKALKLSQATVRTIRQNLFWAFIYNLIGIPLAAGILYPFNGFLLNPMIAGAAMALSSVSVVGNSLRLKLLKIN, encoded by the coding sequence ATGTCAGATATAGCAAACCTCCAAACCATTTCTCTTCCGGTATTAGGTATGACCTGTGCAGGCTGTGCCTCCAGTGTACAATCGATGATCGAAGCTCAGGATGGAGTAAAAAGCGCAGAAGTCAATTACGCCACACAACAGGTCAAAGTAAGTTATGAGCCTGATAAGATCACTCCTGAAAAGTTTCAGGCTGCCGTACAGTCGGTAGGTTATGACCTCATTCTGGACGCACAGAACGGAAAAGAAAAACAAGAAGAAGTACAGCAACAGAACTATAGCGCATTGAAAAAAAGAACTGTTCTGGCTGGTATTCTGACTTTGCCGGTAGTCATTATCGGAATGTTTCTGATGGACATTCCTTATGCAAATTATTATATGCTTGTCTTAACTACACCGGTTTTATTCGTGTTTGGCAAGAATTTCTTCATCAACGCTTTTAAACAGGCACAACACGGAAGAGCAAATATGGACAGCCTCGTTGCGCTGAGTACTGGTATTTCTTACTTGTTTAGCGTGTTTAATACCTTCTTTCCTGAGTTTTGGCATAGTAAAGGTATTCATCCTCATGTGTATTATGAGGCTGCAGCTGTAGTTATTGTTTTTATTATGCTGGGCAAATTGCTGGAAGAGAACGCGAAATCGAATACTTCATCGGCAATTAAAAAGTTAATCGGCCTTCAGCCAAAAACAGTGATACTTATCACTGACGACGGAGAACACGAAATAGCTGTATCGGATGTTAAAGCAGGTAATCTGTTATTGGTTAAACCAGGAGATAAGATTCCGGTAGATGGTGTACTGCACGAAGGTCATTCGTATGTGGACGAAAGTATGATCAGTGGCGAACCGGTTGCGGTATTCAAAGAATCCGGAGCGCAGGTTTTTGCAGGTACAATAAATCAAAAGGGAAGCTTTAAATTTCACGCAGAAAAAGTAGGCTCCGAAACATTACTGGCTCAGATTATTAAACTGGTACAGGATGCGCAGGGCTCAAAAGCGCCGGTTCAGAAACTGGTAGATAAGATTGCGGGTATATTTGTTCCTATAGTTCTTTTTATTGCAGTTCTCACTTTAGGTATCTGGCTGTTGTTTGGCGGTGATTACAAATTGAGTCAGGGACTGATGGCTATGGTTACTGTACTGGTGATCGCCTGTCCATGTGCACTGGGACTGGCCACACCAACAGCAATTATGGTCGGAATTGGTAAGGGAGCTGAACATGGAATGCTGATCAAAGATGCTGAAGCCCTGGAATCTGGTTATAAAGTGAATACCGTAATTCTGGATAAAACCGGAACGATTACTGAAGGTAAACCTTTAGTTACTGGTATTGAATGGGTTGATAATTATGTAGAAAATGATGAAAAATTGGCTGGTGTACTTCTTGCCATGGAACAGCAATCGGAACATCCGCTGGCAGAAGCTGTGGTAAATTATATCAGGGATATGAAGATCAGCGCTGCTGTAATTACAGATTTTAAAAGTCTGACAGGAAGAGGTGTCGAAGCCGTTTTTAACGGGGAGACCTATTTTGCAGGTAGTCATAAAATCCTGAATCAGGTGAGTGAAGAGCTTCCTGGAAAATTAAAGGAAGTAGTTCATGGATTTCAGCAAAGTGCTAAAACCGTGATCTATTTTACCAGTACCAAACGGGTACTTGCAGTTATCGCGATTGCTGATCAGATTAAGTCAGGCTCAAAGCAGGCTGTAGAAGAGCTGCAGTCGCAAGGGATAACAGTTTATATGCTCACGGGAGATAATGCCTTTACAGCAGCTGCAATTGCGAAACAGGCGGGGATTTTACACTACAAGGCAGACGTGTTGCCAGCAGAAAAGGCAGATTTTGTAAAAAGCCTGCAGCAGGAAGGGAGAATTGTAGCCATGATTGGGGACGGAATCAATGATAGCCAGGCTCTGGCACAGGCAGATCTTTCAATCGCAATGGGCAAAGGATCTGATATCGCAATTGACGTAGCGAAACTGACACTGATATCTTCGGACCTGAGACAGGTACCCAAAGCACTGAAACTTTCGCAGGCCACTGTTAGAACCATCCGTCAGAATCTATTCTGGGCATTTATATACAACCTGATTGGAATACCTTTAGCTGCGGGGATCCTGTATCCGTTCAATGGTTTTCTGCTTAACCCGATGATCGCGGGGGCTGCAATGGCATTAAGCTCAGTTTCGGTTGTTGGAAACAGCCTGAGACTAAAACTCCTTAAAATAAACTAA
- a CDS encoding RNA polymerase sigma-70 factor has protein sequence MEKKYHVELTRTVTQTTSIQYDDAAFEQLFKAHYKALHIYVNTMIRDDEMAEEIVQNRFMKFWENRELLNIQTSVKAYLYKCVYHDTLNFLKHEKVKTRYQNYTMHSSQVSEPASHRIELNELESRVHGAMEDLPEQCRLIFHMSRFEELKYREIADQLGLSIKTVESQMGKALRILRLKLVDFLALILLGIMFYKDFLN, from the coding sequence TTGGAGAAGAAATACCACGTGGAATTAACCAGAACTGTGACACAGACTACATCTATTCAATACGATGACGCCGCTTTTGAACAATTGTTCAAAGCGCATTACAAGGCACTGCATATCTATGTAAACACCATGATCCGTGATGATGAGATGGCAGAAGAGATTGTGCAAAACAGATTCATGAAATTCTGGGAAAACAGAGAGCTGCTGAATATTCAGACTTCAGTTAAAGCCTACCTGTATAAATGTGTCTATCATGACACCCTGAATTTCCTGAAACATGAAAAGGTAAAAACACGTTATCAGAATTATACAATGCACTCTTCTCAGGTAAGTGAACCTGCATCACACAGAATAGAATTAAATGAATTGGAATCCAGAGTACATGGGGCTATGGAAGACTTACCTGAACAATGCAGGCTTATATTTCATATGAGCAGGTTTGAAGAGTTAAAGTACAGAGAGATTGCCGACCAGCTGGGACTTTCTATCAAAACGGTAGAAAGTCAGATGGGTAAGGCTTTAAGAATATTACGCTTAAAGCTGGTTGATTTTTTAGCCCTTATTCTACTGGGAATAATGTTTTACAAGGATTTTTTGAATTAA
- a CDS encoding DUF5074 domain-containing protein yields the protein MNFKKSMPYVFAGLAMLAIASCKKDNEKELLVKPEVAEQLAKGGKDSITVNDALLLHPKLNNIKNAVYSWTVNGERKGSDSVFTFKGTDQGDYKISFKAATSGGEVTVDYQIHVWGKYENGFYIVNEGWFGHGTGTVSFYRYNTSKMEDSVFVKENPGKDQEPKSSTLQSGVIFNKKFYLVSKVGGPMVVTDKYSMKELARIPSQGGNDWRSFVGISESKGLISSGKGVYPLDLNSLVVGQKIADVGGQVGDMIKEGNAVFVLSSTDGVVVLDANDYKVVKKIAGASVGFARTIDGSIWAAGGTKLFKVNAALDVQEVAVPFSIFGSWGAWHPGSITASAKENAVFFAKNGSFSGGSEIYKYIPGNQTSLQAAFLKLPAGKIFYGAGLCYDAKLDQLLVSTVQSGFGENFKANNLYFYDPVTAAVKKTVSYDGYYFPSVIVTHQ from the coding sequence AAAGAGCTTTTAGTTAAGCCTGAAGTGGCTGAACAATTAGCTAAGGGGGGGAAAGATTCGATTACAGTGAATGATGCTTTACTCCTGCATCCAAAACTAAACAATATTAAAAATGCAGTTTATAGCTGGACGGTTAATGGTGAACGTAAAGGATCTGATTCTGTTTTTACCTTTAAGGGGACAGATCAGGGAGATTATAAAATCAGCTTCAAAGCAGCAACAAGCGGCGGTGAAGTTACTGTTGATTATCAGATACACGTTTGGGGTAAATATGAAAATGGATTTTATATAGTGAATGAAGGCTGGTTTGGTCACGGAACAGGAACAGTAAGTTTTTACCGGTACAATACCAGCAAGATGGAGGACAGTGTTTTTGTTAAAGAAAACCCTGGTAAAGATCAGGAACCTAAATCTTCTACACTGCAGTCAGGCGTTATTTTTAATAAAAAATTCTATTTGGTTTCAAAGGTAGGCGGACCAATGGTGGTTACGGATAAATATAGTATGAAAGAACTGGCACGTATTCCTTCACAGGGTGGTAATGACTGGCGTTCTTTTGTTGGTATCAGCGAAAGTAAAGGTCTGATTAGCTCTGGAAAAGGAGTGTATCCGCTTGATCTGAATAGCCTGGTTGTCGGACAGAAGATTGCAGATGTAGGCGGACAGGTTGGCGATATGATCAAAGAAGGTAATGCTGTTTTCGTACTTTCTTCAACTGATGGGGTTGTAGTTTTAGATGCTAATGATTATAAAGTAGTAAAGAAAATTGCAGGTGCATCTGTAGGTTTTGCCCGTACAATTGATGGCAGTATATGGGCTGCAGGAGGAACTAAATTGTTTAAAGTCAATGCAGCTCTTGATGTTCAGGAGGTTGCAGTACCTTTTAGCATTTTTGGTTCATGGGGAGCATGGCATCCCGGATCCATTACTGCTTCTGCTAAAGAAAATGCTGTATTTTTTGCTAAAAACGGATCTTTTAGCGGTGGTTCTGAAATCTACAAATATATACCGGGAAATCAGACTTCTCTGCAGGCTGCATTTTTAAAATTACCGGCAGGAAAGATTTTTTATGGTGCCGGATTATGTTATGATGCAAAATTGGATCAGTTATTGGTATCTACTGTGCAGTCTGGTTTCGGAGAAAATTTCAAAGCTAACAACTTGTATTTTTATGATCCGGTAACTGCAGCGGTTAAAAAGACAGTTTCTTACGATGGTTATTATTTCCCTTCGGTAATAGTAACACATCAATAA
- a CDS encoding serine hydrolase domain-containing protein translates to MNRRLILLLVFGLFYFKTFTAVLIFKAIEEKKLSLTQPIDKYFPAIKNSNKITVADLLSHRSRIHNFTNDEEYSKWSTTKKSGEELLTIITKGGSDFEPGSRAAYSSSNFVLLSFILQKIYNKEYAELLKGRILDPSDLKNTYIGKRIDVKNKESNSYSFVGSWKKEPETDMSVKVSIMEANEI, encoded by the coding sequence ATGAATAGAAGATTAATCCTTCTGTTGGTCTTTGGGCTTTTCTATTTCAAAACTTTTACTGCTGTTTTGATTTTTAAAGCGATTGAAGAAAAGAAGCTGAGTCTTACCCAACCAATTGATAAATATTTTCCGGCTATTAAAAACAGTAATAAAATTACAGTTGCCGATCTTCTGAGTCATCGAAGTAGAATTCATAATTTCACGAATGATGAAGAGTATTCCAAATGGAGTACGACAAAGAAATCAGGAGAAGAACTTCTGACAATTATAACAAAGGGAGGAAGTGATTTTGAGCCAGGCAGCCGTGCAGCCTATAGTAGTTCAAATTTTGTGCTGTTATCATTTATCCTGCAAAAGATTTATAATAAAGAATACGCTGAACTATTAAAGGGTAGAATTCTTGATCCCTCAGACTTAAAAAACACCTATATTGGTAAAAGAATTGACGTGAAGAATAAGGAGAGTAATTCATACAGCTTTGTGGGCAGCTGGAAAAAGGAACCAGAAACCGACATGTCAGTTAAGGTATCAATTATGGAGGCAAATGAAATTTAA
- a CDS encoding serine hydrolase domain-containing protein translates to MTTKQFTFWMIIAFLMIIVSFKKSEHSAQMDNGDFQKIDTYLQSIIDTANVSGLAIAITSGPEVVYSKGFGVTNIETKKKLKPGYNFHIASISKTFVATAVMQLSERGKIDIDKPLITYLPYFKLNDERYKTITIKQMLNHTSGMPDVNDYEWEKAVADEGAAERYTRSLSDQKMVSNPGAEFHYSNMAFDVMGDLIAKVSGMSFEKYVKDNILTPLEMKETSFYFPETKKKLRTTPHTGKPPVVRPVYPYNRMHAPSSTLNTNVLDLSHWAIANIYGGKYKNKQIISPSTYAMMFAPTFIIDPNQKISIGLSWFMRPDNGVMNYSHDGGDLGYRSSLTIIPEKKIGIIILSNTDEIQILEVRDKVLDILRSTSRL, encoded by the coding sequence ATGACTACAAAACAATTTACCTTTTGGATGATTATTGCCTTTTTGATGATCATTGTTAGTTTCAAAAAATCTGAACATTCAGCTCAGATGGACAATGGAGACTTTCAGAAAATTGACACATATCTTCAATCGATAATTGACACGGCAAACGTTTCTGGTCTGGCAATAGCTATAACAAGCGGACCGGAGGTAGTCTATAGTAAAGGTTTTGGGGTGACCAACATAGAAACCAAAAAAAAGCTGAAACCTGGATATAATTTTCATATTGCATCTATATCTAAGACATTTGTAGCAACAGCTGTAATGCAGCTTTCCGAAAGGGGTAAAATTGACATTGATAAACCTTTAATCACATATCTTCCTTATTTTAAATTGAATGATGAGCGATATAAAACCATTACGATTAAACAGATGCTCAATCATACTTCTGGAATGCCTGATGTAAATGATTATGAATGGGAGAAAGCAGTGGCAGACGAAGGCGCAGCAGAACGGTACACCCGAAGTCTGTCCGATCAAAAAATGGTTAGCAATCCGGGAGCCGAATTCCATTATAGTAATATGGCATTTGATGTGATGGGCGATTTGATCGCGAAAGTTTCAGGAATGTCCTTTGAAAAATATGTAAAGGACAATATTCTAACCCCTCTGGAAATGAAGGAAACTAGTTTTTATTTTCCTGAGACCAAAAAGAAACTACGTACTACTCCACATACAGGTAAACCACCGGTAGTAAGGCCAGTATATCCATATAATAGAATGCATGCGCCAAGCTCTACTTTAAATACAAATGTGTTGGATTTATCGCATTGGGCTATAGCAAACATATATGGTGGAAAATATAAAAACAAACAAATTATCTCTCCTTCTACATATGCTATGATGTTTGCACCAACCTTTATCATAGACCCAAATCAAAAAATATCAATAGGATTAAGCTGGTTTATGCGCCCCGATAATGGAGTAATGAATTACTCACATGATGGAGGTGATTTAGGCTATAGAAGTAGCTTGACTATAATTCCAGAAAAAAAAATAGGGATTATTATATTGAGTAACACGGATGAAATCCAGATACTGGAAGTACGTGATAAAGTACTCGATATTTTACGCTCCACAAGCAGACTGTAA
- a CDS encoding FecR domain-containing protein gives MGDRDELLIKYLLNETSTEENADVLQWIAEDPANETYFDHFKQIWETSKGLEPTSQIDEELAWKKFKTRVAPSAQQQAVIVPLRNKYGWLKIAAVFLIAAGLWSTYRFFIASDYIAVEAGKEVMVKTLPDGSVLTLNKNALMSFASDFTNHRAIRLQKGEIFFKVTPNKEKPFIIDADKVEIKVVGTSFNVKHVNEETEVIVETGIVKVSIGSASIELHKGEKVNVKKGMTTLNKETNTDQLYNYYRSKAFMLNNTPLWKVAETLNEAYQVNIVIEDPKIKNLTLTTTFKEDSLDHILQLICETLNVKQVHSEGKILLVNKS, from the coding sequence ATGGGCGATAGAGATGAACTTTTAATAAAGTATTTATTAAACGAAACAAGTACCGAAGAAAATGCTGACGTACTGCAGTGGATAGCTGAAGATCCGGCTAATGAGACTTATTTTGACCATTTCAAACAGATTTGGGAAACCAGTAAAGGACTGGAACCCACCAGTCAGATAGACGAAGAACTGGCCTGGAAGAAATTTAAAACCAGAGTAGCTCCTTCAGCTCAGCAGCAAGCCGTTATTGTTCCGTTAAGAAATAAATATGGCTGGCTTAAAATAGCTGCCGTTTTCCTGATTGCTGCCGGTTTATGGAGTACATACCGTTTTTTTATAGCATCAGATTATATCGCTGTTGAAGCCGGAAAAGAAGTTATGGTTAAAACGCTGCCGGACGGTTCAGTATTAACACTGAATAAAAATGCGCTGATGAGTTTCGCCAGTGATTTCACCAATCACAGAGCAATCCGTTTACAAAAGGGAGAAATATTCTTTAAAGTAACACCAAACAAGGAAAAGCCATTCATCATCGATGCAGATAAGGTAGAAATAAAAGTTGTGGGAACTTCTTTTAATGTTAAACACGTCAATGAAGAAACAGAAGTCATTGTTGAAACCGGTATCGTTAAAGTAAGTATCGGATCTGCCAGTATTGAACTCCATAAAGGCGAAAAAGTCAATGTAAAAAAAGGCATGACAACCTTAAACAAGGAAACAAATACAGATCAGCTATACAATTATTACCGCAGCAAGGCCTTTATGCTGAATAATACACCTTTATGGAAAGTTGCAGAAACTTTAAATGAGGCCTATCAGGTAAATATTGTTATTGAAGACCCAAAAATCAAAAATCTAACGCTCACTACTACCTTTAAAGAAGACTCACTGGATCATATTTTACAGCTGATCTGTGAAACACTAAATGTTAAACAAGTACACAGTGAGGGCAAAATACTATTGGTAAACAAATCATAA
- a CDS encoding AraC family transcriptional regulator: MQLHVKNMVCDRCILIVRQQLENLGFSVSEISLGKVTVSPDPDPAKLQDISSAFQVLGFELIDKDKDQLVEQVKTQVIELVHYSNLFELKQSLMSIIADKLNKEYVYLSRLFSDVEGITIEKYIIQQKVTRVKELLEYGELNLNEIAYQMGYSSSAHLSTQFKAVTGLTPSKYKAQPGGDRKPLDRIS, translated from the coding sequence ATGCAACTACACGTTAAAAATATGGTCTGTGACCGGTGCATTCTTATCGTCAGGCAACAGCTGGAGAATCTTGGGTTCTCTGTCAGTGAAATCTCTCTGGGAAAAGTAACTGTTTCACCAGATCCGGATCCGGCAAAACTACAGGATATTTCTTCGGCATTTCAGGTGCTGGGTTTTGAACTGATTGACAAGGATAAAGACCAGCTGGTTGAACAGGTGAAAACACAGGTTATTGAACTGGTTCATTATTCAAATCTGTTCGAATTGAAGCAGAGTCTGATGAGCATAATTGCAGACAAATTAAACAAAGAATATGTCTATCTCAGCAGACTTTTTTCTGACGTGGAAGGAATCACTATTGAAAAATATATCATCCAGCAGAAGGTAACCAGGGTTAAAGAATTACTCGAATACGGAGAGCTTAATCTGAATGAGATTGCCTATCAAATGGGCTATAGCAGCAGTGCACATTTGTCTACACAATTCAAAGCAGTCACCGGTCTTACGCCCAGTAAATACAAGGCGCAACCCGGCGGCGACCGTAAACCTCTGGATCGGATC
- a CDS encoding heavy-metal-associated domain-containing protein, whose product MKTLKFKTTIKCGGCIATVTPHLDAMAGLEEWSVDTNVADKILTTTVDNENLKDEIVETLKKAGFQAESI is encoded by the coding sequence ATGAAAACTCTGAAATTTAAAACAACTATTAAATGTGGCGGATGTATCGCAACGGTAACTCCTCATTTAGATGCTATGGCCGGACTGGAAGAATGGAGTGTTGATACCAATGTTGCCGATAAAATTCTGACAACTACAGTTGATAACGAAAACCTGAAAGACGAAATAGTAGAAACTTTAAAAAAGGCCGGCTTCCAGGCTGAATCAATCTGA